The Anopheles coluzzii chromosome 2, AcolN3, whole genome shotgun sequence genome window below encodes:
- the LOC120951684 gene encoding nuclear RNA export factor 2, whose protein sequence is MDEDNSPLVKAEPGDDSDQQSDETESCIKDMLQEMQSKERVKRPQAATVPASIAPATAVPEQSTPQEHDENSFYNVHSDKPQSLKMCTGELDIVLEPKLAGPVYNAANLTLDRALLNRADMWHQVIVHHGNGCTRQKILEALFGSYSYCDFFPVAYRRHANADFFLLRMCSQVLLKMFEEGLQLKAGSMTLPISVRLGAARFHTGQIFPRQTITKAVQERCDNAAQYGDIAVLNLDSFAEHASLRELCVYLGNRAQFEVVCSAIAQAMDGNACISRLRLANNDISHMSLLAALKDTKLISLDLRGNRIKHPSSLRLLKDIPLVELYVEGNNLTDVPDYEKIIRSFFPNLLKLDSNLTQTVTTKAVRDDAEEEEEVEITSPGTVITEADLNPGAFQKYNITPHWHKVTVHHNGVCNKQDILDGLFHLLGKHAFYPCYYKTYSKQDEFLVQNCFEALLFLVKQKLKLPIPAYNTVLKLALAMNVAEASDTDVQPLRKLERFVNKRFKLGCLDLCSMQDELNECKVVDFCAKSPSTLAYMLEFAARKYGNSCLVLRLRNNDLRNCAALESLSKFYKLVSLDLRCNALSKISDLQGIPWNNITELFLDNNPLCGTMRSSVEYVRKVRQYFGMLQQLDGRTLLGNFTYCQNYLCTPEAYKFAESFVKHYFALFDSFQRGDLQELYHPKAQFSMTCDFDIERSGQQLDAQLDRQVSYAQHSRNLLQFKDSLDRAVSKLIVGNERIGYVLTSFPKTEFDFCSFRIDVPVFTPERVMITVHGRMHEDEVSALGQVSYIGFTRTWYLQPCGMGTNLFHDAIEYKIHNDMLHMYSMTVEGNDAFGGRNEATPVAENGMDTSMQSDDSDRENAMIVFKELTQLNRAWCKRCLEESSWNLKVALNIFLKLYESKRIPKIAFKDDIP, encoded by the exons ATGGACGAAGACAACTCGCCTCTAGTGAAGGCGGAACCGGGAGATGATTCCGATCAGCAAAGCGATGAAACCGAGAGCTGCATCAAGGACATGCTGCAGGAAATGCAAAGCAAGGAGCGGGTAAAACGCCCCCAAGCTGCTACTGTGCCTGCTTCTATCGCCCCCGCCACGGCAGTTCCGGAACAGTCCACACCGCAGGAGCACGATGAAAACAGTTTCTACAACGTGCACAGCGATAAGCCGCAGTCgctaaaaatgtgcaccgGCGAGCTGGACATCGTGCTGGAGCCGAAGCTGGCGGGCCCGGTGTACAATGCGGCCAATCTCACCCTAGACCGGGCGTTGCTGAACCGAGCGGACATGTGGCACCAGGTGATAGTGCACCACGGCAACGGCTGCACGAGGCAGAAAATTTTGGAAGCCCTGTTCGGCAGCTACTCGTACTGTGATTTTTTCCCTGTGGCGTATCGGCGCCACGCGAATGCCGACTTTTTCCTGCTGCGAATGTGTAGCCAGGTGCTGTTGAAGATGTTCGAGGAGGGCCTGCAGCTAAAGGCGGGCAGCATGACGCTTCCAATCAGCGTACGGCTCGGGGCGGCCCGATTCCACACGGGGCAGATATTCCCGCGCCAAACCATCACGAAGGCGGTACAGGAGCGGTGCGATAATGCGGCCCAGTACGGTGACATTGCGGTGCTGAACCTGGACAGCTTTGCCGAGCATGCCTCGTTGCGGGAGCTCTGCGTGTACCTGGGCAATCGGGCCCAGTTTGAGGTGGTCTGTTCGGCGATTGCGCAGGCCATGGACGGTAACGCGTGCATTTCCCGGTTGCGGCTCGCGAACAACGATATCAGCCACATGTCGCTGCTGGCCGCGCTAAAGGATACGAAGCTGATCAGCTTGGACCTGCGGGGCAACCGTATCAAACATCCGAGCTCGCTCCGTTTGCTGAAGGACATTCCGCTGGTGGAGCTGTACGTGGAGGGGAACAACTTAACCGATGTGCCTGATTATGAGAAAATTATACGCAGCTTTTTCCCGAACCTGTTAAAGCTG GACTCCAACCTGACCCAAACCGTCACGACCAAAGCGGTGCGTGACGATgcggaggaagaggaggaagtgGAAATAACCTCCCCCGGGACGGTCATAACGGAAGCGGACCTGAACCCGGGCGCCTTTCAAAAGTACAACATAACACCCCACTGGCATAAGGTGACGGTGCACCACAACGGTGTGTGCAACAAGCAGGACATTCTGGACGGGCTGTTCCATCTGCTGGGCAAGCATGCGTTCTACCCCTGCTACTACAAAACCTACTCCAAGCAGGACGAGTTTCTCGTGCAAAACTGCTTCGAAGCGCTGCTGTTTCTGGTGAAGCAAAAGCTGAAACTGCCGATCCCTGCGTACAACACCGTGCTGAAGCTAGCGCTGGCGATGAACGTGGCCGAGGCGAGCGACACCGATGTGCAGCCGCTGCGCAAGCTGGAACGGTTTGTTAACAAACGGTTCAAGCTGGGCTGCCTGGACCTGTGCTCGATGCAGGACGAGCTGAACGAGTGCAAGGTGGTTGACTTTTGTGCGAAAAGCCCGAGCACGCTCGCGTACATGCTGGAGTTTGCTGCCCGGAAGTACGGCAACAGCTGTCTGGTGCTGCGGCTGCGGAACAATGATCTTCGAAACTGTGCCGCACTGGAAAGTTTGTCCAAGTTTTACAAGCTGGTATCGCTCGATCTGCGCTGCAATGCG CTTTCGAAAATCTCGGACCTGCAAGGCATTCCGTGGAACAACATTACGGAGCTATTCCTGGACAATAACCCACTGTGCGGCACGATGCGCTCCAGCGTGGAGTACGTGCGGAAGGTTAGGCAGTACTTCGgtatgctgcagcagctggatGGACGTACGCTGCTCGGGAATTTCACCTACTGCCAGAACTATCTCTGCACACCGGAAGCGTACAAGTTTGCGGAATCGTTCGTGAAGCACTACTTCGCGCTGTTCGACTCGTTCCAGCGCGGTGACCTGCAGGAGCTGTACCACCCAAAGGCACAGTTCTCGATGACGTGTGACTTTGACATCGAGCGGTCGGGGCAGCAGCTGGATGCGCAGCTGGACCGGCAGGTCAGCTACGCTCAGCACAGCCGTAATTTGCTGCAGTTTAAGGACAGTCTGGACCGGGCCGTGTCCAAGCTGATCGTCGGCAACGAGCGTATCGGGTACGTGTTGACGTCCTTTCCCAAGACGGAGTTCGATTTCTGCTCGTTCCGTATCGATGTGCCCGTGTTTACGCCCGAGCGCGTCATGATCACGGTGCACGGTCGTATGCACGAGGACGAAGTGAGTGCGCTCGGGCAGGTAAGCTACATTGGGTTCACCCGCACCTGGTACCTGCAGCCGTGCGGTATGGGCACGAACCTGTTTCACGACGCGATCGAGTACAAGATCCACAACGATATGCTGCACATGTACAGCATGACAGTGGAAGGCAATGACGCGTTCGGAGGGCGGAACGAGGCGACGCCGGTGGCGGAAAATGGAATG GATACTTCCATGCAAAGTGACGATAGCGATCGGGAGAACGCAATGATCGTCTTCAAGGAGCTCACTCAATTGAATCGGGCCTGGTGCAAACGGTGCCTGGAGGAGTCGTCGTGGAATCTGAAGGTGGCGTTGAACATATTCCTCAAGCTGTACGAGTCCAAGCGCATTCCCAAGATTGCCTTCAAGGATGATATTCCCTGA